The DNA window CGTTCTCCCCGGAAACATAGACCGGAACCGATGTATTGCCGGCTGTTATCGAAAAATCAGAAGATTTATATTTCGCTGGAAGATCGCTCGGTGTTGGATACGCTGTAACAACTGCGCCTTCTGGCTCCTGAGCATAGCCAAATGGGGTCGACTGATTAAACATGAAAAGAAAAGACAAAGAAAAAAGCAGAACAACAACCGACCTCTGTAACAACAACTTAGACTGAGTCATGATGATCCTTCCTTTCATTTTTTAATGTGTATATGACTTACATAAGGGTTTGTTTCAAGCCACAGTGTATCCTCCGTGTGAACGACGCCATCACTTGCACAAATATGTTCAAGTAATACATCCTCCACCCTATGTTTCGCATCATAGCCCCAGAGCCGAATCGGTGCATTGGCTGGAATCGTGATATTTTTGAATCGAACACCTCTAATTTGACCTGCATCGTTGTCGGTAGACCAGCGGTCGCGCATCAGTATGCAATTAATCGAACTAGAATCTTCTTGATGGATGGTTATGTTTTCAAATAGAATATCTGACACCGTACCACTGTCACATAGTGCAATACACAGTGAACCTAGCTCATACGCCCAGCGAGCCAAGCTATGAAATACCGTACAATGGCGGAATGTCACATTGCGAATATCGCTTTTCGATTCTCCCGCGATACCTAGTCCACGTACTTTGTCATTCCAAACCTCGCAATATTCTACAAGAATATCATCTCCGCCAAGATTAGGAGGGGGTAGCATTGCCTTTACGCAAATAGCATCATCACCTGTACGCACAAAGCAATGGCGAACGCGCACATGTTGCGAGCTGACGATATCAATACCATCGCTATTCTCACGGTAACCAAACAAAGCAAGCTGCTCAAACAACACATTTTTACAATGAAATGCTTCTACCGTCCAATGTGACGCGCCTACCATGATCGGACCATCTACGATAATGTCTTCACAATCCGTGAAGCACATCGTGCGACGTGCGTGCCAATCTAGAGCTGAAGTATCGATAATTCCGCGCCCGAGAATACGTATACCTCGCTTACCATTAGCAAAGATAAAGTCTTTGTAATTCGGCTTACCTGCCCAGTCTGAAGCGAGTACAGGTTCCTCATCTTCCTGAGGAGGTACTGCCTTTAACACGGCACCTCCAGCGATGTATACCGTCTGATGATCATTAAGCTCCAAATAACTAACCTCGTGTAAACCCGGCGCAAAATAAAGCACATTAGGCGATGTAACATCGGGAATATTCTTCTCCGGCGGCCTAACAAAAATAGAAAGGGGTGTATGAATACGTCCGTTCACTTCCACAAGTAAATGACATGCGCCTACTACGGTACAATGAATCTGATTTCCCACAACACGGGATGAAACACATTTTTCTTGCGGTAAAATCGTAGCCGAATGCAGCGTCCCCTGAAAAGTTATGCATAAATCTAGCGAAGCATCTTCGTCTAGCAACTCAATAGTACAAAAGCTATGGGGTCCTCCTGAAGTCACTGGCACAGCATATACAAGGACCAACTGTTCCTGCACGGTTACGTTCCAATCTAGAGAAAGGGCTAGGCTATCACAATAGCCACCATAAGCGTCGGCGCCACGTCTCATAAAATCAAGCCGATTCTGTACGGGTTTGATCTGCGAAGGTGCTTCGAAAATACGAAATGTTGTTTCCATACTAGAACTCATCCTTTCACCGCCCCAGCTGTCATACCAGAAATAATCTGCTTCTGGGCAAGAAAATACACGATAATAACGGGAAGCGACACGATAATTACATTGGCGAACACAAGGTTCCAATCCGAACTATGTACGCCGAAGAAGTTAAAGATGGTTAGCGTTAACGTGAAATTTTTTGTGTTGTTCAGAAAATAGATCGTTGTTCCAAAATCATTCCAAATGGCCATGAATGTAATGATAAATAACGTTACAGTAATAGGCTGTAGCAACGGATAGATGATTTGAAAGAATAGCCTCAATGGACTACACCCGTCGAGAATGGCGGATTCATCTATTTCAGTTGGGATACTCTTGCAAAAGCCCATATAAAGGAACACGCCCATAGGAATATTGGCAGCAATCAAGACGAGCGCGGCTGCAAGAAACGAGGAGACATGGAGATACTGACAGATGAAATAAGTAGGAATGATCTGCCCAGGGACAAAAAGTCCCAATACAATAAGTGAAGACATCAGAGACGATGCCTTGTGCTTGCGGCGTTGTAGTACAAACGCGGTCATAGCACATAGCAATATGATCACAAGGACACTCGGAACGGTGAGTAAAATACTATTCTTAAACGCCGTCCACACGCCGCCCTCTTGGAACATCGTTATATAGTTTGAGATCGCTTGCCATTGAGTGGGAGCATGTAAGTTAACAAGAGCAGCATCCTCTTTGTTTTTAAAAGAATTCACAAGGATCATATAGAAAGGAATGATAACTACAAGACTAAGCAATAGCCCTAGCGCCTCTATAACCCAGCGCCCCTTCTTGTTGGACATCACATTTCCACCTCCTTGTTGGACAAGAACTTGTACACGGGTAACACAACCAGAAGTACGACCACGCACAAGATAATACTTGCTGCAGTACCCTCACCGTAGCGGCCGCTACCAAACGATTTGTATACGAGCGTACCGAATACTTCAGTTGCAGAACCGGGACCACCTTGAGTAACAGATTGTACGATATCGAACGCTTTAAGCCCGCCAATGAGGTTAACCACAAGAGCATTCGTAAATGCCGGCATAATAAGCGGAAAAGTCACAAATTTAAATTTCATCCATGCCGTTGCACCATCGATCTCCGCTGCCTCGTAATAACTTTCTGGAATGGTCTGCAGTCCTGCAAGTAAGATCACCATGGTAAATCCGGTCCACTTCCATACTTCAATAAATGCAACAGAGAAAATAGCGATATGCGGATTGGTCAACCAATTTTGCGCCAATACATCCAGCCCAATCGTATTTAGGAAAACATTAATAATGCCGCGTGTTGGGTGCATCATTGCTGTAAATATAAGTCCCACTGCAACGCTACTGAGTACAGCAGGCAAGAAAAATACCGTACGAAGTAAATTGGTTGTCTTCAGTTTGGTATTTAAAAACACCGCCAGTATCATACCAAGTACCACTTTCAGTACCGTGGTAACAATGGCAAATATAAATGAATTTTTAATTGCAATATTTAGGTAGCTGTCTGTAAACACATTAATATAATTTTGCAACCCCGCAAAAGAGGCTGAGGAGAAGTTAAAGCTACGTATATTAAGGAATGAAATTCCTAATCCCATTACGGAAGGTAATAAAAAGAACAGGCCATAGATAAGGAAACATGGGATCACCAACCAGTATGCATAGATGTTCTTGAGTTGTTTCGGCATTTCATCACCCATTTCACAAAATTCAATAAGAATAGTCAGAATTATGATGTACTTAGAATTTAGGGATTGGTTCGATCTAAATTCTAAGTACAATCACAACCCATTGTTGTATTTACAAGGTTATTTCCAGTTTGAATCTTTGGCAGCCATTGCGTTCTTTGCGGTTTCTTCGTCCATCGCTTTGAGCACTTCATCTACGGATTTGGAGCTAACATAATAATCTTGTAGGAACTTATCGTAAGAGCCATAGCCGTAGTTATTTCCTGATCCTTGCCACAATGCCATGCTCTTGCCTTCTTTCATCAGATTTAAAAGATCTTGATGTCCTGGCGAAAGCGTCACATTCACATTTTTATTAAGATAAATTCCTGGCTGGGCTTCAGCGTAAATCTGTTGTGCTTTGGCAGAACTAATAAAATCGATGGCTTTCTTTGTCGCTTCAATATCTTTTGCGCTGGTCGTAATGCTAAGGGAGCTAGGCAATGAAGAGTCGGTGTAATTCTCACTTGCATCATACAGAGGCAATGCAAACGCTCCGATATCCTGCACCGCATCTGGATACTTACTTGAAATTTCATCAATGACCCAAGTTGCGTTTATATACATGCCAGCTTCGCCTTGTGCCAATGCAGTCTGAGCCATGTCATAGGTGTCAGAGAGGTAGGTTTCGTTAACATAACCTAGTTCAATCATTTCTTTGGACTTGGCAATGGCATTAGCAAATTGCTTGTTCTCTGCATAATGACGTTTGTTCGTGTTCATGTCTTGCCAGAACTCGCTATATGATTTCCCACTATCGAATACTTCTTTGTTAAATCCAAAGTGAGTGAAGCATTGCAGCGTCCAGGCATCTTTACCAGAGTAGTAAAGTGGTGTTTTACCCGTTGCTTTTATCTTGTCAGATACGGCGATAAACTGTTCCCAGTTTTGAGGTAGTTCCGTGATTCCGGCTTCTTCAAATACCTTTTTGTTATAAAACACACCTAAGAGATTAGTAGTGTCCATAGGCATTCCGTACAATTTGCCATCGTAGCGGTAACCGCCTTCTTCAAGCGTAGCGGCGTCATATTCGGCTTCGCTAGAAAGTGATCCCATATCCACGATTTTATCTAATCCGTTTACCTGGGTGTCAATCCACTTTGCACCATAGGTTTGAATAATGTCCGGTAGATCTCCTGTGGCAAACCGTGCTTTAACAACATCCTCGCCTTGCGATCCCCCCGCGATTTTTTGAATATCTAATTTGAAGCCAAGCTCCTGAGCGTTATTGTTTATGTAGCTTTCAAGTGCTTTCCAGCCATCTTTATACCATTCTGTAAATGTTAGTAGCGTAACTGTTTTTACATCATTTGCTGCACCAGGACTGTTATCGGTTGACTTGGATGCTCCATTCTCTTTCTCTCCGCAACCAGCCAAGGACATAGCCATGACAGATGCTACCGTTGCAATAAGTACTTTTTTAAATTTCATTGTTGTATCCTCCCTTTTGTTTATCTTTGCCTGTACTATCAGCTTATCAGGATTTAAAGTGAGTTGAATTGTTCTTTTTTAA is part of the Paenibacillus segetis genome and encodes:
- a CDS encoding glycosyl hydrolase family 28 protein, whose product is METTFRIFEAPSQIKPVQNRLDFMRRGADAYGGYCDSLALSLDWNVTVQEQLVLVYAVPVTSGGPHSFCTIELLDEDASLDLCITFQGTLHSATILPQEKCVSSRVVGNQIHCTVVGACHLLVEVNGRIHTPLSIFVRPPEKNIPDVTSPNVLYFAPGLHEVSYLELNDHQTVYIAGGAVLKAVPPQEDEEPVLASDWAGKPNYKDFIFANGKRGIRILGRGIIDTSALDWHARRTMCFTDCEDIIVDGPIMVGASHWTVEAFHCKNVLFEQLALFGYRENSDGIDIVSSQHVRVRHCFVRTGDDAICVKAMLPPPNLGGDDILVEYCEVWNDKVRGLGIAGESKSDIRNVTFRHCTVFHSLARWAYELGSLCIALCDSGTVSDILFENITIHQEDSSSINCILMRDRWSTDNDAGQIRGVRFKNITIPANAPIRLWGYDAKHRVEDVLLEHICASDGVVHTEDTLWLETNPYVSHIHIKK
- a CDS encoding carbohydrate ABC transporter permease — encoded protein: MSNKKGRWVIEALGLLLSLVVIIPFYMILVNSFKNKEDAALVNLHAPTQWQAISNYITMFQEGGVWTAFKNSILLTVPSVLVIILLCAMTAFVLQRRKHKASSLMSSLIVLGLFVPGQIIPTYFICQYLHVSSFLAAALVLIAANIPMGVFLYMGFCKSIPTEIDESAILDGCSPLRLFFQIIYPLLQPITVTLFIITFMAIWNDFGTTIYFLNNTKNFTLTLTIFNFFGVHSSDWNLVFANVIIVSLPVIIVYFLAQKQIISGMTAGAVKG
- a CDS encoding carbohydrate ABC transporter permease; this translates as MPKQLKNIYAYWLVIPCFLIYGLFFLLPSVMGLGISFLNIRSFNFSSASFAGLQNYINVFTDSYLNIAIKNSFIFAIVTTVLKVVLGMILAVFLNTKLKTTNLLRTVFFLPAVLSSVAVGLIFTAMMHPTRGIINVFLNTIGLDVLAQNWLTNPHIAIFSVAFIEVWKWTGFTMVILLAGLQTIPESYYEAAEIDGATAWMKFKFVTFPLIMPAFTNALVVNLIGGLKAFDIVQSVTQGGPGSATEVFGTLVYKSFGSGRYGEGTAASIILCVVVLLVVLPVYKFLSNKEVEM
- a CDS encoding ABC transporter substrate-binding protein, whose translation is MKFKKVLIATVASVMAMSLAGCGEKENGASKSTDNSPGAANDVKTVTLLTFTEWYKDGWKALESYINNNAQELGFKLDIQKIAGGSQGEDVVKARFATGDLPDIIQTYGAKWIDTQVNGLDKIVDMGSLSSEAEYDAATLEEGGYRYDGKLYGMPMDTTNLLGVFYNKKVFEEAGITELPQNWEQFIAVSDKIKATGKTPLYYSGKDAWTLQCFTHFGFNKEVFDSGKSYSEFWQDMNTNKRHYAENKQFANAIAKSKEMIELGYVNETYLSDTYDMAQTALAQGEAGMYINATWVIDEISSKYPDAVQDIGAFALPLYDASENYTDSSLPSSLSITTSAKDIEATKKAIDFISSAKAQQIYAEAQPGIYLNKNVNVTLSPGHQDLLNLMKEGKSMALWQGSGNNYGYGSYDKFLQDYYVSSKSVDEVLKAMDEETAKNAMAAKDSNWK